The genome window GGCAGCAACTACCTCGGCCCGTTCGCCCTCACCGTGCGCCTGCTGCCCCTGCTGCTCGCCGCCCCCGCCCCGCGGGTGGCGACGATGAGCAGCGGCCGGGCCAATGCCGGCCGGATCGGCTTCGACGACCTGCAGTGGGACCGCGCGTACCACCCGAACCGCGCCTACGCCCGGTCGAAGCTGGCCGACCTGATGCTGACGCTGCGCCTAGCGGACATCGCGGCCGAGCGCGGCTGGCCGCTCCTCTCGACCGCCGCGCACCCCGGATACACCCGCACCAACCTGCTGGTATCGGGCCCGGGCCTGGCCGGCGGCGGCCCCGGCCCGCTCGAGTCGCTGCTGTTCAAGCTCCTGCCGTCCCAGGGGGTCGAGCAGGGCGCGGAACCGCTGCTGTACGCCGCGACGAGCCCGGACGCGGTGCCCGGCGGCTACTACGGTCCCCGCTGGGGGCTGGTCGGCCCGTCGCGGACCACCCGGCCGCCGCGCCGCGCGCTGGACCGGGCCATGGCCGAGCGGCTGTGGACCGAGTCCGAACGCCTCACCGGCGTCTCGCTGCCCGCCCACGCCTGAGGCTTCACCCGCGCCGACCGCGCGCCTGGTGGGATCGGCGGGGGTGACTCAGGGCTCGATCCCCCAGCTGAGGGTTCCGGACCGGTAGGCGGTGGTGGTGGCGAGGTCGCTGAACGACGCCGCGGTGCGGAAGCTGTAGTCGTCGGCCTGGGTGAAGGCGGACCAGTCGGCCTTGGCGACCCGGATCTGGACCTCGCCGGTGGCGGCGCCGGCGGCCAGTGAGCCGCCGCTGAAGCCGAGCTCGACATAGGCGTCGGCGCCCGGGCGCGGCGAAGCGAGCTTCACGACGCGGAGGGTGACGTTCCCGCAGCCGGGCACCGCGTAGTCGCACCAGATCTGGTAGCCCGGATTGGTGGCGTCGCCGGTGAACCAGTAACGCGCGGTGACACCGGTCAAGGCGACAGGGGTGCTCCCCCGGTTGACGATCTGCAGGCTGGTGCGGATCTGGTTGTCCGTCGCGCCGCCGCCGCGCTGCTGCACGGCGAGTTCGCCGGTACCGGGGTCGCCACCGCCGGTCGTGGTGGTGACCGACACGGGGCCGCCGGCCGGGGACCGGTTGCCGGCGGCGTCGCGGGCGCGCACCGAGAACGTGTACGCGGTCCCGGGAGTGAGGCCGGTGACCTGGTAGCTCGTGCTCGTCGTGCTGCCGATCGTCGCACCGGCGGAGTCCAGCACGTCGTAGGCGGCCACGCCGACGTCGTCGGTGGCGGCGGTCCAGCTGAGCCCGACGCTGGTGCGGCCGGCGGTGGCGGTGACCCCCGACGGTGCGGACGGCGGGGTGGTGTCCGCTGTGGACGGTCCGGGTTCGCTGCCCCACAGCACCGTGGCGCCCTGCGCGAGCACCAGCCTCGTGGCGTTCACCGGTGCGGTCCCGCTGGGGGCGAGGCCGGTGTGCGACCAGTCGTTGCCGGGGTCCCAGGTGCCGGTGCTGGCGATCCGGAACTGCACTTCCTTGCGGTAGCGGGACTGACCGCCCGGGGCGACGCCGCCGGAGCACGGCACCTCGACGTAGTACACCTGGCCGGAGAACTGGCGCACGGCGGGCGCGTCGCACTGGTTGTACGCCGAGGTGACCGAGATCTGGGCGGGTGTGGTGGCGCCGTCGAGCGTGAAGTAGTAGCGCAGCGAACCGGTGAAGGTGCGCGCCGGCCACGCCGACTTGTTGAGCACGTACGCCTTGATCTCGGTGAAGGTGCCGCCGTCGGGCTGGTTGAGCCCGCCCTGCGCGAGGATCTCCGGGCCGTCCGGGGTTTCGGCCGGCGGGAAGCTCGCCGACGGGGTGCCGCCGTACTCGCCGTAGAGGCGGGCCAGCGCGCTGGTGAAGCCGGCGTTGTAGTCGAGCGCCACCTCGTTCATGGTGTAGTTGCCGCGGTCGTCGGTGTAGGCGTCGTTGGCCGAAGAGGGGCCGCCGACGAGTGCGCCGTACAGGGTGTGCCGGCTCTGCGCCGGGTTGGTGATGGTGTCGTCCCACGAGCCGTGTGCGGTGCGGTGGTGCGGGTTGCGGGGCGGGTTGACCCCGAACCCGACCTCGAAGCTCGCGCCGCGGGGGTTGTCGCCGAGCGCGTAGTCGATCTGCCGGACGCCGAAGGCGTGGTACGTCGTCGCGCGGGTGGGATCGTGGGCACGCAACCAGTCCGAATAGGTGAGGGCCACGAACGCGGTGTTCGCCGCGTAGCGCAGGGATCCCCACTGGTCGAGCACGGCCTGGCCGCCGGGCGAGTAGGGCACGCGCTGGCCGTTGACGCCGGTGGTCCACCAGTCCAGCCAGCGGTTGGCGTCGGCGACGTACTCGGCGTCGCCGGTGAGCTGGGCGAGCAGGACGTAGGCGCCGTAGGACTTGTCGTCCCAGGCCAGCGTCCAGCGGTAGGAGCGGGTGGTGGTCTGCGGTTCGGTGGCCAGCTTCTCGTATTCCGTGCGGGCCTTGGTCAGGTAACTCGAGTCGCCGGTGGCCTTGTAGAGCCAGATCGCGCCCCACACCAGCTCGTCCTGGTAGCCGCTCCAGGACTTGTAGAAGTTCTGCGCGTCGGTGATGCAGTTCGAGTACGCGCCGCGGTGGTTGTCGGCGAACGAATACAGCTGCTTGGCGTGGGTGAGCAGGGTGGCCGCGTAGGCGGGGTCGTCGGCCTTGAACACCAGTGAGCTCGCGGCCATTTGCGCGGCGCCTTCCCCGGCGAGGTCCGAGCCGGGGCAGGAGTCGTCGACGCGGTAGGCGGGCCGCGCCATGGTCATCGTCTCGGCCGGGCCCCACCACTTGTGGTCGTCGTCGCCCTTGCCGACCTGGCCGTAGAGCACGTCGGGCTGCGGGTGCGCCTTGATCAGCCAGTCGTCGCCCCAGCGCAGGTTCGACAGCAGGTACCGCCACTGCCCGGAATCCTGGTAGGCGGCGCGGTTCTCCAGCGCTCCCCAGGCGAGCATGGTCATGCTGAACTCGAACGGGAGCCCGAACTTGACGTGGTCCCCCGCGTCGGAGAACCCGCCGGTGAGGTCCACGCCCGCGTCCTTGCCGTCGCCGAGGGCGGACGGGCCCCGCCAGGACACGCGGTTTTCGGCGGGCAGCGCACCGGAACGCTGGGCATCGTAGAACCAGACGGCCTTTTGCAGCGCTTCGCCGTAGTTGAACTTCCCGGTGGCGGCGGGACTCGCGGACACCGCCGGGGCCACCAGCACCGCGCCGATTACGAGCAGGGCCACGACTACCCGGGACATCGCGTTCGTCAGTGAGCCGCGCACTCCGCCTCCTCGTTGATGGGAGCGCTTCCAGAGCCGAAGGGTAAGGAGCCGGATCCGCTGTGTAAAGCACTCCGCCCCGGGCTGACCGGTTCGGCGGCGCCCGGCTACGCCATCCGCCGGAGCACCACCGGTTTTGGCGGGCTGAGCGAGGGAATCACGGCAACTCTTCCCCGCGGCCACTTCCCCGGCTACAGTCCTGATCGGCTGGGAGCGCTCCCAATCCGTGAACCGGTGGTGTCATGCCACCCAGCCGTCCGAAGGAGAAGTGCATGCGAAGCAGGGCAGTGGCAGCCGGCGCACTCGCCGCGCTGGTCACGACCGGCGTCCTCACCACGGTCACGTGGGGCGACGCGCAGGCCGCCGAATCGGCGTTCTACGTCGACCCGGCCACCAACGCGGCCCGCTGGGTCGCGGCGAACCCCGGCGACTCGCGGACCGCGGTCATCCGCGACCGCGTCGCGGCGGTGCCGCAGGCCCGGTGGTTCACCACCACGAACACCTCGGCCGTGCGCGGCGAGGTGGACTCCTACGTCGGCGCGGCGGCCGCCGCCGGGAAGATCCCGATCATGGTCGTCTACGACATCCCCAACCGCGACTGCGGCGGGGCGAGCAGCGGCGGCGCACCGTCCCACGACGCGTACCGCGCCTGGATCGACCAGGTCGCGGCGGGCTTGGCGGGCCGTCCCGCGGCCATCGTGCTCGAACCCGACGTGCTCGCGCTCATGACGAACTGCCAGAGCGGCGACCAGCAGAGCCAGACCACCGCGTCGATCGCCTACGCGGGCAAGAAGCTCAAGGCCGGCTCGAGCCAGGCGAAGGTGTACTTCGACATCGGGCACTCGGCGTGGCTTTCCCCGGCCGACGCCGCCTCGCGCCTGCGGGCCGCCGACATCGCGAACAGCGCCGACGGCATCGCCACCAACGTGTCCAACTACCGCGCGACCGCCGACGAGGTGTCCTACGACAAGGCAATCCTCGGCCAGCTCGGCACCTCGCGGCTGAAGGCCGTGGTCGACACGAGCCGCAACGGCAACGGCCCGCAGGGCAGCGAGTGGTGTGACCCGGGCGGACGCGCGATCGGCAAGCCGAGCACCGACCAGACCGGCGACGGCCAGATCGCCGCGTTCCTCTGGGTCAAGCCGCCGGGCGAAGCGGACGGCTGCATCGCCGCCGCCGGCCAGTTCGTACCCCAGCGGGCCTACGACCTCGCCGTCGCGGCCGGTCCCCTCCCGACCACGACCACCGGCACGAGCACCAGCACCACGCCGACCACCACCACGACCCCGCAGCCGTCCGGCACCTGCCACGTCACGCACCGGGTGGTCAGCGCCTGGACCGGCGGGTACACCGGCGAAATCGTGCTCGAGAACCGCGGCGCGCCGGTCGACCGCTGGACGCTCACCTTCGCCGCTCCCGGCGTGACCGTCAATCAGGGCTGGAACGGCACCTGGACCGACACCGGCGACGTCGTCAAGGTCGACAGCGCGGCGTGGAACGGCAGCCTCGCCACCGGTGCGACCGCGACGATCGGCTACAACGCCGGCTACAGCGGCGGCACGCCACCCTTCCAGTCCCCGACGCTCAACGGCGCCTCCTGCTCCTGACTCCAGCCGACGCCTCCTCGCAGGGAGTCCTTCCCGGCGAGGAGGCGTTCCGTTGCCCGAAACCCCCCGCGATTCTGCCCCTGAGAAGATAATACGTATTACTCTCTTGTCTTGAGTGCGGGCACATGGCACCGTCACGGCACACTTCGACGACGAAGGAGCGGCCATGACCCTCACCCGCCGCGGCCTGCTGGCCGGGACCGCCGCGCTCGGCGCGGCCGCACTCCTGCCCGGGGCCGCCACCGCCGCACCGGCCGGGTTCCCGGACTATCGGTACCAGCGCCTGGCCCTGGTGAAGAGCAAGCTGCGCTACAACCCGACCGGCGAGCTCATCTTCCCGTGCGTCCGCGGCACCAAAGACCGCATCCCGGGCGCGCTCGCCGCGTACTACCTCTACTACGCCCCGCACGACGCACCCGGCGGGATCTGCCTGGCGTACGCGAATTCCCTCGACGAGGAGTTCACCGAGTACGCGGGCAACCCGATCATCAAGAACTCGTGGGCCGGCGAGTACTCGGTCAGCCACGTCTCCTCCCCGCACGCGCTGTGGAACGACGACGTCCAGCGGCTCTACCTGTACTTCCACGGCGAAAACACCGTGACGCGGCTGGCCAGCTCGGCCGACGGCATCCACTTCACCTACGAGAAGGAGGTCCTCTCGACGCGGCTGCAGCCCGCGGGCACCACCGAAACGTCGTACGCCCGCGTGTTCCGCCACGACCTGACGGCGAAGAACGCCCGGTACGTCATGGTGTTCATGCTCAACAACACGACCAACCACCGCGACATCGGCTGGGGCTGGTCGGCCGACGCGCTGAACTGGACGTTCGCGCAGACGCCGCTGGTGCGGCACACCGACGTCGGCGCGTCGGACATCGGCGGCCCGCACCTGCTCTTCCGGAACGGCAGCACGTACGTCGTCTACAACACCGACATCGCCCACGGCGGCAAGCTGATGATCACCGAGGTCGGCAACGACTTCTCGAAGCGCACCCACCTCGGGGTGTTCCACACCCCGCTGTCCGGAGCGCCGGACAACGGGCGCTGCGCGGCGCCGAGCTTCGGCACCTACCAGGGCCGCGAGTACATGATCTACGAGGCGGGCGCGCGGCTCGCCGGGAACATCGCCATCGCCCGCGCGGTCTGAGCCCCGGTGGCAGGATGCGGCCATGCTCTCGCTGCCCCTCGACGGCGTCACCGTCGTGTCCTGTGAACAGGCGGTCGCCGCCCCGCTGGCCACCCGGCACCTCGCCGACCTGGGTGCCCGGGTGCTCAAAGTCGAACGGCCGGGCAGCGGCGACTTCGCCCGCGCCTACGACGAAACCGTGCACGGCCAGTCCAGCCACTTCGTCTGGCTCAACCGGTCGAAGGAGAGCGTCACCCTCGACCTCAAGAGCGAGGCGGCGGGCGAGGTCATGGCGGCACTGCTGGACCGGGCCGACGTGTTCGTGCAGAACTTCGCCCCGGGCGTCGCCGAGCGCCTCGGCCTCGGCGCGGCCGGGCTCCGCGCGTCCCGGCCGCGGCTGATCACGTGCTCGGTGTCGGGGTACGGCTCGAGCGGGCCCTACCGCGACGCGAAGGCGTACGACCTGCTCATCCAGTCCGAAGCCGGGCTGGTGTCGGTGACCGGCTCGGCTTCGGAGCCGGCGAAAAGCGGCATCCCGGCGGCGGACATCGGCGCCGGGATGTACGCCTTCTCCGGCATCCTGTCCGCGCTCTACGACCGCGAGCGCACCGGGCAGGGCACCGAGCTGGAGGTCAGCCTGTTCGACTCGCTCGTCGAGTGGATGGGATTTCCGCTCTACTACGCCGGTTACGGCGGGACGCCGCCCCCGCGGACCGGCACCAGCCACCCCGCGATCGCGCCCTACGGCACGTTCGCCGCGGGCGACGGGACCGAGCTGGTGCTGGCCGTGCAGAACGAGCGCGAGTGGGCGGCGTTCTGCGAGTACGCGGTCGAGCGCCCGGCCTGGGTGACCGACGAGCGGTTCGCGACCGGCAGCGCCCGCGTCGCGAACCGGCCCGCGCTGGAACGGGAGATCGACGCGATCTTCGCCGGGCTGACCGGCGCCGAGCTGGAGGCGCGGCTGGCGAAGGGCCGGATCGCGCACGCCCGCCGCCGCGAGCTGACGGATGTCCTGGCCCACCCACAGCTCACGGCCCGCGACCGGTTCACGGAGGTGGCGACGCCGGGCGGCCCGATCCGGGCGACGCTGCCGCCGATCACCGTGCCCGGGCGCGAGCCGCGGATGGACCCGGTCCCGGCCGTGGGCGAGCACACCGACGCGGTGCTGCGGGAGTTCGGCCTCGACCCGGAAGCGTTGCGGCGTCAGGGAGCCGTGTAGCGCGAGGAAGTCACTCCCCCAAGATGCGCCGGGCCCGCTCCAGCACCGGCTTGTCCACCATCTTCCCGTCCACAGTGGACACCGAATCCCCCGCCACGACGACCCGGCGCGCCCACTCGCGTTCGGCTTCGGTCGGCTCGAACCCCGCCCTGACCACGGCGATCTGCCGCGGGTGGACACACAGCTTTCCGCCGAAGCCCAGCCGGCGGGCGTACCGGACGTCGGCGGCCAGCCGCTCGTCGTCGCGCAGGTCCGTCGTGACGCCGTCCACCGGTGGGGCCAGCCCCGCCGCCGCGCTCGCGATCACCAGCCGCGAGCGCGCGTAGGCGAACGGCTCCGGGTCTTCGGGCTCGACGCCGAGTTCCGCGGCCAGGTCGACGTTCCCGAACGCCAGCCGCGCCACCGACGGGACGGCGGCCAGCTCGCCGGCCCGTTCGACCCCTCGCGCGGTCTCGACCAAGGCCACCACTTCGCGGAACCCGGCCAGCGCCCCCGGCGTCTCCGCCTTCGGCACCATGACGGGCACGCCGCGCGCGGCCACCAGCGCGGCGTCGGCCTCGAACCACGGGGTGCCCGGGGCGTTGATCCGGACCATCGCCTGGCCGCCGCCGGCCAGCCATTCGCCGGCCGCCGCGCGGGCCTCGTCCTTGTCCCCCGGCGCGACGGCGTCCTCGAGGTCCAGGAGCACGACGTCGGCGCCACTGGCCGCGGCCTTGCCGAAGCGGTCGGGCCGGTCGCCGGGCACGAACAGGAACGTCGTCGCCGTCATGATGCCCCGAAGGTATCAAAGACGCCGGAAAGGGTCTTGGACGCGGCGGCCGGGTGCGGCCGAGAGTGGAGGGCGAACCACCACGACCACGAAGGGTTGGCAATGAAGGTCTTCCTCACCGGCGGCTCCGGGTACGTCGGCCGCTCGACCGTCCGGGCGCTCGTGCGCGACGGGCACGAGGTGAGCGCGCTGGCCCGCAGCGACGCCGCGGCGCGCACGCTCACCGGACTCGGCGCGCGACCGGTCCCGGGCGGGCTGACGGACACCGGCGTCCTCCGCGACGCCGCGGCTTCGGCCGACGGCGTCGTCCACCTCGGCCAGCACTACGGCGACGACACCGCCGCCGTCGACCGCGCGGCCGCGGACGCGCTGCAGGACGGCCTCGGCGACCGCGGGCCGTACGTGCACACCGGCGGCGTCTGGGTGTACGGCGACACCGGCGGTGTGGTCGACGAGGACGCGCCCCAGTCGCCGCCGTCGATCACGGCGTGGCGCCGTGCCAACGAGGACCGGGTCCTCTCCCGCGGCGGCCACCCCGTGCTCGTCATGCCCGGCCTGGTCTTCGGCCTCGGCGGCGGGCTCGTCGAGGCGTTCTTCGCCGGGCCCGGGCGCGCGGCGGGTGCTGTCCCCGTGATCGGCGACGGCGCCAACCACTGGGCTCTCGTGCACGTCGAGGACATCGCCGAGCTCTACGTGCTCGCCCTGCGGGCGCCGGCGAAATCGGTGTACGCGGGGGTGAGCCAGAACGTCCCGGCGCGGGACGTCGCCGCGGCCCTTACGCACGCCGGGGGTCGCGTCGAGCACCTCTCGATCGAGGAGGCGGTGGACCGGATGGGTCCGAACGCCGAGGCGTTCGCGCTGGACCAGCGGCTGACCGCGGCCCGGGCGCGGCGGGAACTCGGCTGGGCGCCACGGCACGTCGACGCCGTCGCGGAACTGCGGGGGTAAGGGGTCCGCCCCGGCCGGAGTGCGTGTTCGCCCGATGCAGCCGGGGCGGCCTCAGCACGATCGTGGACTCCATCGTCCGACGGAGTGAGGGATCGGCATGCGAGGCGACTGGATCTACGACTGGGCCAAGGTGGAGATGGAGTACCGGGCGGGCCCCACCCCCGCGGTGGCCCCGCCCCGCCGTCCTTCGAAGCTGTGGCAGGCCCTGCGGGCGGGCCTGTTCCCGGGGCGGCGGCCTCACCGCGACTCGGCGACGATCTCCGCGAACTCGGTGATCAGCGGCGACCGGCGGGTGGCCACCCACGCGACGCACACCTCGTTCGGTGGCAGATCTTCGACCGGCACGTGCGCGACGCCGGGCCGGGTGTAGTACGCCGACGTCGACCGCGGCACGACGGCGATGCCCCGCCCGGCGGCGACGTGCTCCAGCTTCTCTTCGACGCTGCGGAACTCCCGCCGCGGCGGGGGCGGGCCGTCGCGCAGCTCGACCGCGATGTCGCGCCACTCCGGGACGGCGTCCGGATCGTTGAGCACGTGCTCGTCGGCCAGATCGGCGACGCGCACCGACTCCTTGCCCGCCAGCCGGTGGCCGGCCCGCACCACGGCCACCCGCGGCTCGGTGAACCACGGCCGGACGCTCAGCCCGCGCCGGTCCACCGGGAGGCGGATCACGCTGACGTCGGCGCGGCCGTCGTGCAGCACCTCGGTCTGGTCCTCCCACGTCGTGCGCAGCAGCTCGACCGCGACGCCGGGGTGGCGCGCCGACAGCGCCTCGACCGCTTCGGTGACCGTGAGGCCCGGCATGAAGGCCACGGTGAACGTCCCGCGGGCGGCCGTCGCGACCCGGCGGCGCAGCGCTTCGGCCGAGGCCAGCAGCGGACGCGCGTCCGCCAGGAGCTGACGGCCCGCGTCGGTGAGTTCGGTGGAGCGCTGGTCCCGCCGGAACAACCGCGCCCGCAGCTCCGTCTCCAGCGCCCGGATCTGCCGCGACAGCACCGGCTGCGCGATGTGCAGCCGCGCGGCGGCGCGGCCGAAGTGCAGTTCCTCGGCGACCGCGACGAAGTAACGCAGCTTGCGCAGGTCGACGTCGGTCACGCGTGTGCCTCGAGGAACTTCAGCAGGTGCGGGTTCACCGCCGCCGCGTCGGTGAAGCTGAGGAAGTGGGCGCCGCCCTCGACGACGACCAGTGGCTCGGCCGCGGGCAGCGCGTCCGCCAGCTCCGCCGCGCGCTCGACCGGGTAGGCGAGGTCCGCCGAGCCGTGCAGGACCAGCGCCGGGCACGAGATTTCGCCCGCGCGCGCCAGCACGGCGTCCCGGTCGACGAGCGCGTGCATGGCCGGCGTCAGCTGCGCGGGCGGCACCGCGGCCCAGCGCTCCTTCCACTCCGCCACGTCGAAGTCGCCGAAGCAGATCCGCGCGACGCCGTCGAGCACCTCGGGCGGAGCGCCGCCGGACACCCACGCGTCCAGCACCGCCCGGTAGCCGGCCGCGACGGCGGGGTCCTCCGCGGCCGCCGACGTGCCCAGCACCGCGAGGGCGCGGATCCGCGCGGGGGCCAGCAGCGCCAGCCGCAGCGCGACGAAGCCGCCCTGGCTGGTCCCGACGACCGCCGCACGCTCGACGCCGAGGTGGTCGAGCACGCCCAGGACGTCCCGGGCGACGTCCCAGTAGTCGAACGGCCCGCCGGCGGGGGTGCCGCCGTGCCCGCGCTCGTCGACGGTGACGCACCGGAAACCCTCGAACGCCGCCAGCTGCGGGGCGAACATCCGGCCGTCCATCAGGAAGCTGTGCAGGAGCACGACCACCGGGCCCGGACCGCCGTGGTCGGTGTAGGCCACTTCGCGCCCGCCGATGAGCGTCATCGCACCTCCGGATCTGTTCAGCCGGCGAACCGGCCGATCGCCACGAACGCCGCCAGCACGAGCAGCACGGCGTTCATCGGCAGCGCCTTGGTTTCCTTGCGCCGTGCGTGCACGATGATCGCACCGATCTGGACCACCGCCAGTCCGGTCGCGGCCAGCGGGGTCAGCACCGGCGCGATGTCCAGCGCCCACGGCAGGATCAGCCCGATCGCGCCGAGGATCTCCACCGCGCCGATGCCCTTCACCGCCGCGCCGGAGAAGTCCGCCGTCCAGCCCATGTTCGGGTTTTCCAGCAGCTTCTCGCGCGGGGTCGCGAGCTTCATGCC of Amycolatopsis solani contains these proteins:
- a CDS encoding SDR family oxidoreductase, giving the protein MYQVPDQRGKLAVVTGANSGTGKETAKRLAAAGADVVLAVRTPEKGEHARRELLAEHPDAHLEMRRIDLADLASVREFADGLIDGGRPLDLLVNNAGVMAPPRRFETADGFELQLGSNYLGPFALTVRLLPLLLAAPAPRVATMSSGRANAGRIGFDDLQWDRAYHPNRAYARSKLADLMLTLRLADIAAERGWPLLSTAAHPGYTRTNLLVSGPGLAGGGPGPLESLLFKLLPSQGVEQGAEPLLYAATSPDAVPGGYYGPRWGLVGPSRTTRPPRRALDRAMAERLWTESERLTGVSLPAHA
- a CDS encoding glycoside hydrolase family 9 protein; translated protein: MRGSLTNAMSRVVVALLVIGAVLVAPAVSASPAATGKFNYGEALQKAVWFYDAQRSGALPAENRVSWRGPSALGDGKDAGVDLTGGFSDAGDHVKFGLPFEFSMTMLAWGALENRAAYQDSGQWRYLLSNLRWGDDWLIKAHPQPDVLYGQVGKGDDDHKWWGPAETMTMARPAYRVDDSCPGSDLAGEGAAQMAASSLVFKADDPAYAATLLTHAKQLYSFADNHRGAYSNCITDAQNFYKSWSGYQDELVWGAIWLYKATGDSSYLTKARTEYEKLATEPQTTTRSYRWTLAWDDKSYGAYVLLAQLTGDAEYVADANRWLDWWTTGVNGQRVPYSPGGQAVLDQWGSLRYAANTAFVALTYSDWLRAHDPTRATTYHAFGVRQIDYALGDNPRGASFEVGFGVNPPRNPHHRTAHGSWDDTITNPAQSRHTLYGALVGGPSSANDAYTDDRGNYTMNEVALDYNAGFTSALARLYGEYGGTPSASFPPAETPDGPEILAQGGLNQPDGGTFTEIKAYVLNKSAWPARTFTGSLRYYFTLDGATTPAQISVTSAYNQCDAPAVRQFSGQVYYVEVPCSGGVAPGGQSRYRKEVQFRIASTGTWDPGNDWSHTGLAPSGTAPVNATRLVLAQGATVLWGSEPGPSTADTTPPSAPSGVTATAGRTSVGLSWTAATDDVGVAAYDVLDSAGATIGSTTSTSYQVTGLTPGTAYTFSVRARDAAGNRSPAGGPVSVTTTTGGGDPGTGELAVQQRGGGATDNQIRTSLQIVNRGSTPVALTGVTARYWFTGDATNPGYQIWCDYAVPGCGNVTLRVVKLASPRPGADAYVELGFSGGSLAAGAATGEVQIRVAKADWSAFTQADDYSFRTAASFSDLATTTAYRSGTLSWGIEP
- a CDS encoding glycoside hydrolase family 6 protein gives rise to the protein MAAGALAALVTTGVLTTVTWGDAQAAESAFYVDPATNAARWVAANPGDSRTAVIRDRVAAVPQARWFTTTNTSAVRGEVDSYVGAAAAAGKIPIMVVYDIPNRDCGGASSGGAPSHDAYRAWIDQVAAGLAGRPAAIVLEPDVLALMTNCQSGDQQSQTTASIAYAGKKLKAGSSQAKVYFDIGHSAWLSPADAASRLRAADIANSADGIATNVSNYRATADEVSYDKAILGQLGTSRLKAVVDTSRNGNGPQGSEWCDPGGRAIGKPSTDQTGDGQIAAFLWVKPPGEADGCIAAAGQFVPQRAYDLAVAAGPLPTTTTGTSTSTTPTTTTTPQPSGTCHVTHRVVSAWTGGYTGEIVLENRGAPVDRWTLTFAAPGVTVNQGWNGTWTDTGDVVKVDSAAWNGSLATGATATIGYNAGYSGGTPPFQSPTLNGASCS
- a CDS encoding CaiB/BaiF CoA transferase family protein; translation: MLSLPLDGVTVVSCEQAVAAPLATRHLADLGARVLKVERPGSGDFARAYDETVHGQSSHFVWLNRSKESVTLDLKSEAAGEVMAALLDRADVFVQNFAPGVAERLGLGAAGLRASRPRLITCSVSGYGSSGPYRDAKAYDLLIQSEAGLVSVTGSASEPAKSGIPAADIGAGMYAFSGILSALYDRERTGQGTELEVSLFDSLVEWMGFPLYYAGYGGTPPPRTGTSHPAIAPYGTFAAGDGTELVLAVQNEREWAAFCEYAVERPAWVTDERFATGSARVANRPALEREIDAIFAGLTGAELEARLAKGRIAHARRRELTDVLAHPQLTARDRFTEVATPGGPIRATLPPITVPGREPRMDPVPAVGEHTDAVLREFGLDPEALRRQGAV
- a CDS encoding HpcH/HpaI aldolase/citrate lyase family protein; translated protein: MTATTFLFVPGDRPDRFGKAAASGADVVLLDLEDAVAPGDKDEARAAAGEWLAGGGQAMVRINAPGTPWFEADAALVAARGVPVMVPKAETPGALAGFREVVALVETARGVERAGELAAVPSVARLAFGNVDLAAELGVEPEDPEPFAYARSRLVIASAAAGLAPPVDGVTTDLRDDERLAADVRYARRLGFGGKLCVHPRQIAVVRAGFEPTEAEREWARRVVVAGDSVSTVDGKMVDKPVLERARRILGE
- a CDS encoding NAD-dependent epimerase/dehydratase family protein, whose translation is MKVFLTGGSGYVGRSTVRALVRDGHEVSALARSDAAARTLTGLGARPVPGGLTDTGVLRDAAASADGVVHLGQHYGDDTAAVDRAAADALQDGLGDRGPYVHTGGVWVYGDTGGVVDEDAPQSPPSITAWRRANEDRVLSRGGHPVLVMPGLVFGLGGGLVEAFFAGPGRAAGAVPVIGDGANHWALVHVEDIAELYVLALRAPAKSVYAGVSQNVPARDVAAALTHAGGRVEHLSIEEAVDRMGPNAEAFALDQRLTAARARRELGWAPRHVDAVAELRG
- a CDS encoding LysR family transcriptional regulator, which translates into the protein MTDVDLRKLRYFVAVAEELHFGRAAARLHIAQPVLSRQIRALETELRARLFRRDQRSTELTDAGRQLLADARPLLASAEALRRRVATAARGTFTVAFMPGLTVTEAVEALSARHPGVAVELLRTTWEDQTEVLHDGRADVSVIRLPVDRRGLSVRPWFTEPRVAVVRAGHRLAGKESVRVADLADEHVLNDPDAVPEWRDIAVELRDGPPPPRREFRSVEEKLEHVAAGRGIAVVPRSTSAYYTRPGVAHVPVEDLPPNEVCVAWVATRRSPLITEFAEIVAESR
- a CDS encoding alpha/beta fold hydrolase, encoding MTLIGGREVAYTDHGGPGPVVVLLHSFLMDGRMFAPQLAAFEGFRCVTVDERGHGGTPAGGPFDYWDVARDVLGVLDHLGVERAAVVGTSQGGFVALRLALLAPARIRALAVLGTSAAAEDPAVAAGYRAVLDAWVSGGAPPEVLDGVARICFGDFDVAEWKERWAAVPPAQLTPAMHALVDRDAVLARAGEISCPALVLHGSADLAYPVERAAELADALPAAEPLVVVEGGAHFLSFTDAAAVNPHLLKFLEAHA
- a CDS encoding DoxX family protein, with the protein product MNVVLWVVSGVLAALYLGAGGMKLATPREKLLENPNMGWTADFSGAAVKGIGAVEILGAIGLILPWALDIAPVLTPLAATGLAVVQIGAIIVHARRKETKALPMNAVLLVLAAFVAIGRFAG